The genomic window GCTGCAGAAGCCGCCGGCTTCGCGGCGCACGACGAATGGATCGGCATCGAATTACCGACGCGCAAAGGGCAGCCGACGCAGGCCTGGCGCATCACGAAGATCGAAGACCTGGCGCTCTACCTCGGGCCGCAGAAAAAGATGATCGCCATCGTCGCGCGTGACCGTCGCCTGCTGCGTCTGCCGCTCACGCTGCCGACAGGCGTGACGACATGGCGCCTCTTCGCCAAGGATGCCGCGTTGACGACGAAGTGGCTGACCGGAAACTAGGCGAACCGTCGACTTGAGTCGACCACGGCCAGCGTCGCCTACAAAACGCGGCCGACCACCGCGATCACGAACACGAGCACGCCCAGCGCGAGGTTGATCGCGACGAGCATGCGGATGGTGGCGAGCGCCTTGCCGGCGGCCGGCCAATCGCGTGACGCCACGAAACGCGCCAGCTTCGGAAATCCGGCGAAGCGGATGTGGCCGTACATCGCCATCATCACCAGCCCCAACGCCAGCATCGCGTGAACGCTCCAGTGCACCCGCGCGAAACCGCCGGCCATGGCGACCATCGCGAAACCGGTGAGCAGCAACAACACGATCGCGCCACCGACCCAGCCCAGAAAACGCTCGAGCGCTGCCGCCATGAACGGCAAGCGCAGCGGTGGTTCCAGCACGGCGACGGCGGCAGGACGGACGGCGAAGTGCATCGTCGCCATGCCGCCGACCCAAAACGCGGCGGCGAGAAGATGCACGCAAAGCAGGGAAGAAATAAGCAGGTTCATCGTGGGTCGGTCTTGGTTGCCGGAGTGGTCTGGCAGTGTCGCACCCCGCGCGCCTTCGCACCAATTTGCAGGGGCTTCGCTATAGTGAGCCGCAGCCATTTCCCAAAACTTTTTCATTGCCAACGGAGACACCATGAGCTACGAAAACATCGAAGTCCGCACCGAAGCCGGCAAGGTCGGCATCGTCACGCTGAACCGCCCCAAAGCCCTCAACGCGCTGAACGACGCGCTCATGACCGAACTCGGTGCTGCGCTCAAGGCCTTCGATGCCGACGAAGCCATCGGCTGCATGATCATCACCGGCAGCGAGCGAGCGTTCGCGGCCGGCGCCGACATCGGCGCCATGGCCAAATTCAGTTTCGTGGACGCCT from Variovorax sp. PAMC28562 includes these protein-coding regions:
- a CDS encoding CopD family protein, yielding MNLLISSLLCVHLLAAAFWVGGMATMHFAVRPAAVAVLEPPLRLPFMAAALERFLGWVGGAIVLLLLTGFAMVAMAGGFARVHWSVHAMLALGLVMMAMYGHIRFAGFPKLARFVASRDWPAAGKALATIRMLVAINLALGVLVFVIAVVGRVL